Proteins encoded within one genomic window of Mesorhizobium sp. AR10:
- a CDS encoding transglutaminase family protein, producing MLYDIRLHLRYDYDAAAGGGRHQVRVLPPTIAGVQRVIAASLSFAPAPSERLDFADFFGNNVTSIAFRDAHDALDIRMSARVAVSRPEPGLDVSPDIQQLRAELGTVRSLSPDAPHHFLAASDHAGIDAAITAYARDSVGSSTVGTAMDLCNRIHRDFTYDGKATTVRTKASDAFSLKRGVCQDFSHIMIAGLRGLGIPAGYVSGFLRTIPPKGKPRLEGADAMHAWVRVWCGRDAGWQEFDPTNGMRASNDHITVGYGRDYSDVAPIVGVLKTTGGQVGDQAVDVIPVVLEKA from the coding sequence ATGCTCTACGACATCAGGCTCCATCTGCGCTACGACTATGACGCTGCGGCCGGCGGCGGCCGCCATCAGGTGCGCGTGTTGCCGCCGACGATCGCCGGCGTGCAGCGGGTGATCGCCGCTTCGCTGTCGTTTGCGCCGGCGCCGAGCGAACGCTTGGATTTTGCCGATTTCTTCGGCAACAACGTCACCTCGATCGCCTTTCGCGACGCTCACGACGCGCTCGACATCAGAATGAGCGCGCGCGTGGCCGTGTCGCGGCCGGAGCCCGGGCTCGACGTCTCGCCCGACATTCAACAACTGCGGGCCGAACTCGGCACGGTGCGGTCGCTGTCGCCTGATGCACCGCATCACTTTCTGGCGGCCAGCGATCATGCCGGCATCGATGCGGCGATCACTGCCTATGCGCGAGACAGCGTCGGCAGCTCGACCGTCGGTACGGCTATGGATCTGTGCAACCGCATTCACCGTGATTTCACCTATGACGGCAAGGCGACCACCGTTCGGACGAAGGCCAGCGACGCGTTCAGCCTGAAGCGGGGCGTCTGTCAGGATTTTTCGCACATCATGATTGCGGGGCTGCGCGGCCTGGGCATCCCCGCCGGCTATGTCAGCGGGTTCCTGCGCACCATTCCGCCGAAGGGCAAGCCTCGGCTCGAAGGAGCCGACGCCATGCATGCCTGGGTTAGGGTGTGGTGCGGGCGCGATGCCGGCTGGCAGGAGTTCGATCCGACCAACGGCATGCGGGCAAGCAATGACCACATCACTGTCGGCTATGGCCGCGACTACTCGGATGTGGCGCCGATCGTTGGTGTCTTGAAAACCACCGGGGGGCAAGTCGGCGACCAGGCGGTAGACGTCATTCCGGTCGTGCTCGAGAAGGCTTGA
- a CDS encoding circularly permuted type 2 ATP-grasp protein, with protein MAKGNHKRVRGKPQTHSLLEHYQPIDGVVDEMVDASGNPRPAWKNFIEALEELGPEKLAQRFARADQYLRDAGVYYRVYDKAGANEREWPLAHVPLLIEDKEWADISAGLVQRAELFEETIADIYGPNRLIEKGILPAGLIAASPEYLRPVVGTRPAGGHFLHFCAFELGRGPDGRWWVLGDRTQAPSGAGFALENRVATTRALSDIYGEMHVHRLAGFFRRFRDALIGMAKATGGRVAILTPGPLNETYYEHAYIARYLGIMLLEGEDLTVSGGRLMVRTVSGLKPVGVLWRRLDAAFADPLELRSDSQIGTPGLVEAIRQGAVSTVNALGSGLMETRALLAFLPEISRALRGEELLLPSVATWWCGQESERAHVLANIDRMVIGPALSTRLAFEDDESTKLGSALSAGERAELIARIERDGGDFVGQEAVTLSTTPVYVGGWLEPRPASLRVYLARTADGWTVMPGGFARVGFSLDPTAIAMQRGGQAADVWVVSDRAVERETLLPQEHDSFTRTMPGSLPSRAAENLTWLGRYIERSEDTVRILRAYHVRLAETSDPDMPLLADVRDYLDPFGIDLESAIPSGLIGTLDSAVYSAGQIRDRFSPDGWLALKDLSKTVHQFATTVAPGDDATRAMTVLLRKLAGFSGLLHENMYRFTGWRFLEIGRRLERGIQIARTLARLTRAQAPDGALDMMLEIGDSVMTHRRQYPVQAGRRTVIDLLVLDPLNPRSILFQLERLKAEIGLLPAIGGEGHMSLAAKEILQLNTAIAIKEPSDMTAKALDDLANEIGGLYNSLAKAYFG; from the coding sequence ATGGCAAAGGGGAATCACAAGAGGGTACGCGGCAAGCCGCAAACCCATAGCCTGCTGGAGCACTACCAGCCGATCGACGGCGTCGTCGACGAGATGGTCGATGCATCGGGCAATCCCCGCCCGGCCTGGAAGAACTTCATCGAGGCGCTGGAAGAACTGGGCCCCGAAAAGCTCGCCCAGCGCTTTGCCCGTGCCGACCAGTATCTGCGCGATGCCGGCGTCTATTACCGCGTCTACGACAAGGCCGGCGCCAATGAGCGCGAATGGCCGCTGGCGCATGTTCCCTTGCTGATCGAGGACAAGGAATGGGCTGACATCAGCGCCGGTCTCGTCCAGCGGGCCGAACTGTTCGAGGAAACGATCGCCGACATCTACGGGCCGAACCGGCTGATCGAGAAGGGCATCCTGCCGGCTGGACTGATCGCAGCCAGCCCGGAATATTTGCGGCCCGTTGTCGGCACCAGGCCGGCCGGTGGCCATTTCCTGCATTTCTGCGCATTCGAGCTCGGCCGCGGACCGGACGGACGGTGGTGGGTGCTGGGCGATCGCACACAGGCACCGTCGGGAGCTGGTTTTGCGCTGGAAAACCGCGTTGCCACCACGCGTGCGCTGTCCGACATCTATGGCGAGATGCATGTGCATCGACTTGCCGGTTTCTTCCGACGCTTCCGCGATGCGCTGATCGGCATGGCCAAGGCGACCGGCGGCCGCGTCGCCATCCTGACGCCGGGACCGCTCAACGAAACCTATTACGAGCATGCCTATATCGCCCGCTATCTCGGCATCATGCTGCTCGAAGGCGAGGATCTGACCGTCTCGGGCGGCAGACTGATGGTGCGCACGGTTTCGGGGCTGAAGCCGGTCGGCGTGCTGTGGCGGCGGCTCGACGCAGCCTTCGCCGATCCGCTCGAACTGCGGTCGGATTCGCAGATCGGTACGCCGGGGTTGGTCGAAGCGATCCGCCAGGGCGCTGTTTCGACGGTCAACGCGCTGGGCTCGGGCCTGATGGAAACGCGCGCACTACTCGCCTTCCTGCCGGAGATTTCGCGCGCCCTGCGGGGCGAAGAGCTCCTGTTGCCAAGCGTCGCGACGTGGTGGTGCGGACAAGAATCCGAACGCGCGCATGTGCTGGCCAATATCGACCGCATGGTGATCGGGCCGGCTCTGTCGACAAGACTGGCTTTCGAGGATGACGAATCGACAAAGCTCGGCTCGGCCCTGTCCGCCGGGGAACGGGCCGAATTGATTGCGCGGATCGAACGCGACGGCGGCGACTTCGTCGGCCAGGAAGCGGTGACGCTTTCGACGACGCCGGTCTATGTCGGCGGCTGGCTGGAACCACGCCCGGCAAGCCTACGTGTTTATCTGGCGCGAACGGCCGATGGCTGGACGGTGATGCCCGGCGGGTTCGCCCGCGTCGGCTTTTCACTCGACCCGACGGCCATCGCCATGCAGCGCGGCGGCCAGGCGGCGGATGTCTGGGTGGTCAGCGACAGAGCGGTGGAGCGCGAAACGCTGCTGCCGCAGGAGCATGACAGTTTCACCCGCACCATGCCGGGCAGCCTGCCCAGCCGCGCGGCGGAGAACCTGACATGGCTCGGCCGCTACATCGAGCGATCGGAAGACACGGTGCGCATCCTGCGCGCCTATCACGTGCGGCTGGCCGAGACGTCAGACCCGGATATGCCGCTGCTTGCCGATGTCAGAGACTATCTCGACCCCTTCGGCATCGACCTTGAATCGGCCATCCCGTCCGGTCTCATCGGCACGCTGGACAGCGCCGTCTACAGCGCCGGGCAGATCCGCGACCGTTTTTCGCCCGATGGCTGGCTGGCGCTGAAGGATCTGTCGAAGACGGTCCATCAGTTCGCCACGACGGTGGCGCCAGGCGACGACGCGACGCGGGCGATGACGGTCCTCCTGCGCAAGCTTGCCGGTTTTTCCGGCCTGCTGCATGAGAACATGTACCGCTTCACCGGCTGGCGCTTCCTGGAGATCGGCCGGCGGCTGGAACGCGGCATCCAGATCGCCCGCACGCTGGCCCGGCTGACCAGGGCACAAGCACCCGACGGCGCGCTCGACATGATGCTGGAGATCGGCGACAGCGTCATGACTCACCGGCGGCAGTATCCGGTGCAGGCCGGCAGGCGAACGGTGATCGACCTCCTGGTGCTCGATCCGCTCAACCCACGCTCGATCCTTTTCCAACTCGAACGGCTGAAGGCTGAAATCGGGCTGTTGCCCGCTATCGGTGGCGAGGGGCATATGTCGCTGGCGGCGAAGGAGATCCTGCAGCTCAACACCGCGATAGCCATCAAGGAGCCTTCGGACATGACGGCGAAGGCCCTGGACGATCTCGCCAATGAGATCGGCGGCCTCTACAACAGCCTCGCCAAAGCCTATTTCGGGTAA
- a CDS encoding glycosyltransferase family 2 protein — protein sequence MKAVSVVIPAHNAAATIAGTLASLRSEVEVIGEVLLVDDSSSDGTAAVAQDAASQLSLPLRVLKGTCRDAGGARNLALAQASCPWIYMIDADDLHLEGGLRSLLLRAEAQPTADMVVGAFRRRTNGEDRHIKFPAGYTATSIANASAYLQGHIRSIAVGSALVSRSVVGDTRFPTGLAYDEDTLFWVRLMSRASLAVITQPVMIYVVSAERSDNRFTINPAQRFLDWHLALRKLTDCGIPKSALKVREGLVALKIARVHYTRGDLETAARFLAVATAAPKVPSDVWRCMRYQFKLAVRRRFSFPQAQLQSA from the coding sequence TTGAAAGCGGTCAGCGTCGTCATTCCAGCACATAATGCGGCGGCAACCATCGCCGGCACGCTGGCTTCACTTCGTTCGGAGGTTGAGGTCATCGGCGAGGTGCTGCTGGTCGACGATTCGTCGTCGGATGGCACAGCAGCCGTCGCGCAAGACGCAGCTTCGCAACTGTCATTGCCGTTGCGCGTGCTCAAGGGCACCTGCCGAGACGCAGGCGGCGCCCGCAATCTGGCACTGGCGCAGGCAAGTTGCCCCTGGATATACATGATCGACGCCGACGATCTGCATCTGGAAGGCGGGCTACGGTCGCTGCTGCTGCGGGCGGAGGCCCAGCCGACGGCCGATATGGTGGTCGGCGCCTTTCGCCGACGGACCAATGGCGAGGATCGGCATATAAAGTTTCCGGCCGGCTATACGGCCACCAGCATCGCCAATGCTTCAGCCTATCTGCAAGGTCACATCCGCTCGATTGCCGTGGGCAGCGCCCTGGTGTCCCGGAGCGTGGTCGGCGATACAAGGTTCCCGACCGGGCTCGCCTATGACGAGGACACATTGTTCTGGGTGCGGTTGATGAGCAGGGCCTCACTAGCCGTGATTACACAGCCTGTCATGATCTACGTCGTTTCGGCGGAGCGCTCCGACAATCGTTTCACGATCAACCCGGCGCAACGTTTCCTCGACTGGCACCTGGCGTTGCGCAAGCTCACCGACTGCGGCATTCCGAAGTCGGCGCTCAAGGTCAGGGAAGGCCTGGTCGCCCTCAAGATCGCCCGTGTCCACTACACACGCGGCGACCTGGAGACCGCGGCGCGGTTCCTCGCCGTGGCCACGGCGGCGCCGAAGGTTCCCTCGGATGTCTGGCGCTGCATGCGCTACCAATTCAAGCTTGCGGTGCGCCGCCGTTTTTCATTTCCGCAAGCCCAGCTGCAAAGTGCCTGA
- a CDS encoding glycosyltransferase family 2 protein: MPDSDPPKLAVIVIGHRAPARIVEAVTSLLGQNTPLEIVVVNSGGGEARALLAAAGLEVPVIEVSRTLFVGAARNVGIAATQAPFVGFLADDCLACPGWAETRLRRHLAGDRAVASAIVNSHPRNLIACAAHLVTFMRRLPGLPADQALRYGVSFDRRLFDEYGLFDEMIPIAEDTEFLKRLPQVLQPVWEPGVRTVHRNETRLLGLLADQYVRGYRRGDYLAASTRNTPFRFFRDTFRDRRQVRKLAKVGLSGPDLTFAMRSMPVVWLALLVKSVGVYAGARNRGKANWRQKNDH, from the coding sequence GTGCCTGATTCAGACCCGCCGAAGCTTGCCGTCATTGTCATTGGCCACCGCGCGCCGGCTCGAATCGTCGAGGCGGTGACATCTCTCCTTGGTCAGAATACGCCGCTCGAGATCGTTGTGGTCAACTCAGGTGGAGGGGAGGCGCGTGCACTGCTGGCTGCCGCCGGGCTCGAGGTGCCGGTGATCGAGGTCAGTCGGACGTTGTTCGTTGGTGCGGCCCGCAACGTGGGTATTGCGGCGACGCAAGCGCCGTTCGTCGGCTTTCTTGCAGACGATTGTCTTGCCTGCCCCGGGTGGGCTGAAACACGGCTGCGGCGGCATCTGGCCGGCGACCGCGCCGTGGCGAGCGCCATCGTGAACAGCCATCCGCGCAATCTGATTGCTTGTGCGGCTCACTTGGTGACGTTCATGCGGCGTCTTCCCGGTCTGCCGGCGGATCAGGCACTGCGCTACGGCGTGTCGTTCGACCGCCGGTTGTTCGATGAATATGGGTTGTTCGATGAAATGATACCTATTGCTGAAGACACCGAATTTCTAAAGCGGTTGCCGCAGGTACTGCAGCCGGTTTGGGAACCGGGGGTACGAACGGTTCATCGCAACGAAACACGGCTGCTCGGATTGCTTGCCGATCAGTACGTGCGTGGCTATCGCCGCGGCGATTATCTGGCCGCGTCCACCCGAAACACGCCCTTTCGGTTTTTTCGCGACACTTTTCGCGACCGGCGCCAGGTCCGCAAATTGGCAAAGGTCGGGCTCTCCGGACCGGACCTGACTTTTGCCATGCGATCCATGCCAGTTGTCTGGCTTGCCCTGTTGGTCAAGTCTGTGGGCGTCTATGCCGGCGCGCGTAATCGCGGGAAAGCGAACTGGCGACAAAAGAATGATCACTAG
- a CDS encoding DNA topoisomerase IB, whose amino-acid sequence MLEKSGSLSDRSAAGEAAPRNGAQASADQASLTYITDTELGIRRLRAGKGFAYKAPNDRAIGERTLARIKALAIPPAWTHVWISPDATGHIQATGRDQRGRKQYRYHPQWAQERDGAKYSSLVAFAENLPELRRRIDADLRRHGLPLERVVAAIVWLLDNTMIRVGNAAYARDNKSFGLTTLRDRHVDIKGSSLRFAFKGKSGKEWKLKLVDRRIAKIVRGAQDLPGQKLFQYLDEDANRRPVRSDDVNRYIREAASADFSSKHFRTWGGTIHAASLLAQTERPESQAQLKRVMNGVIDKVAERLGNTRAVCRKCYIHPQVFEAWSQGRLLGELTDANKRKRSIQGLDDEEALVLRWLKASQG is encoded by the coding sequence ATGCTGGAAAAATCCGGGTCGCTATCCGACCGATCGGCTGCCGGCGAGGCTGCACCAAGGAACGGGGCGCAGGCCTCGGCCGATCAAGCCTCGCTTACCTACATCACCGATACCGAGCTCGGTATTCGCCGTCTGCGCGCCGGCAAGGGATTTGCGTACAAGGCGCCCAACGACCGGGCCATAGGCGAGCGCACCCTTGCCCGGATCAAGGCGCTCGCCATACCGCCGGCCTGGACGCATGTGTGGATTTCGCCCGATGCCACCGGTCACATCCAGGCGACGGGCAGGGACCAGCGGGGACGCAAGCAGTACCGATATCATCCGCAATGGGCACAGGAGCGCGACGGCGCCAAATATTCGAGCCTTGTTGCCTTTGCCGAAAACCTGCCTGAATTGCGGCGTCGGATTGATGCCGACCTGCGCCGTCACGGACTTCCGCTGGAACGCGTGGTGGCGGCGATCGTCTGGCTGCTCGACAACACGATGATCCGCGTCGGCAATGCCGCCTATGCCCGCGACAACAAGAGTTTCGGACTGACCACGCTGCGCGATCGCCATGTCGACATCAAGGGATCGAGCCTGCGCTTCGCGTTCAAGGGCAAGTCCGGCAAGGAATGGAAACTGAAACTCGTTGATCGCCGCATCGCCAAGATCGTGCGCGGGGCGCAGGATCTGCCGGGCCAGAAGCTGTTCCAGTATCTCGACGAAGACGCAAACAGGCGACCGGTCCGCTCCGACGATGTCAATCGCTACATAAGGGAAGCAGCCAGCGCCGATTTCAGTTCGAAACATTTCCGAACTTGGGGCGGCACCATCCATGCCGCGTCGTTGCTTGCGCAAACCGAGCGTCCCGAAAGCCAGGCACAGTTGAAAAGGGTGATGAACGGCGTCATCGACAAGGTCGCCGAGCGGCTGGGCAACACACGCGCCGTCTGTCGCAAATGCTACATCCATCCGCAGGTCTTCGAAGCCTGGTCGCAAGGACGGCTGCTCGGCGAACTGACGGATGCGAACAAGCGCAAGCGATCGATACAAGGTCTCGATGACGAGGAAGCCCTCGTCTTGAGATGGTTGAAGGCCAGCCAAGGCTGA